The proteins below come from a single Acidobacteriota bacterium genomic window:
- a CDS encoding FAD-dependent oxidoreductase, with protein sequence MHDVVVVGSGISGLSFAHRAAGAGKRVLVLERRERIGGCIHSRRSDDGYWYELGAHTVYNSYSRLLDIAVAAGLADRLVRRGPARARFGLLKNGRVDWLTPPRVLLKLNWLEAALCGPVGIFRGKEGRTVEEYYSGLVGRGNFRRVLSPFFAAVPSQRADAFPVSGPGSLFKKRPRREEFPRSFGLPGGLGEICAAIAAHEKIEVRTGVGAESLRPAGGGFILRTDGGEEIETRFPVLAATHREAARLVRDLAPELSAAIAAVGQVAVESFGVRVRRERCWMPECAFVVPVEDVFYSVVTRDPFPDPDWRAFAFHFREGLGREEKIARISDLLRVSPGDLEEPAEERTLLPAPRVGHAGVVAEIDRRLEGLRLGLTGNYFQGLAIEDCIARSESEWERLRALS encoded by the coding sequence GTCGTCGGTTCGGGAATCAGCGGGCTGAGCTTCGCGCATCGCGCGGCCGGGGCGGGGAAGCGGGTCCTGGTGCTCGAGCGGCGGGAGCGGATCGGCGGCTGTATCCATTCCCGGCGGAGCGACGACGGCTACTGGTACGAGCTGGGCGCGCACACGGTCTACAATTCCTATTCACGGCTGCTCGATATCGCCGTCGCCGCCGGTCTGGCCGACCGGCTGGTGCGGCGCGGGCCGGCGCGCGCCCGTTTCGGGCTGCTGAAGAACGGCCGGGTGGACTGGCTCACCCCCCCCAGGGTGCTCCTCAAGCTCAACTGGCTGGAGGCCGCGCTCTGCGGACCGGTCGGGATCTTCCGGGGGAAGGAAGGGCGCACGGTCGAGGAGTATTACTCCGGCCTGGTCGGGCGGGGCAACTTTCGCCGGGTGCTCTCCCCGTTTTTCGCCGCCGTCCCTTCCCAGCGGGCCGACGCCTTTCCCGTGTCGGGCCCCGGGTCGCTGTTCAAGAAGCGCCCCCGGCGCGAGGAGTTCCCCCGGAGCTTCGGGCTCCCGGGCGGCCTCGGGGAGATCTGCGCCGCCATCGCCGCCCATGAAAAGATCGAAGTCAGGACGGGGGTGGGGGCCGAATCACTCCGTCCCGCGGGCGGCGGTTTCATCCTCCGCACCGACGGCGGGGAGGAGATCGAGACCCGGTTCCCGGTGCTGGCGGCGACGCACCGCGAGGCGGCCCGGCTGGTGCGGGACCTCGCTCCGGAACTTTCCGCCGCGATCGCGGCCGTCGGGCAGGTGGCCGTCGAGAGCTTCGGCGTGCGCGTCCGGCGCGAGCGGTGCTGGATGCCGGAGTGCGCCTTCGTGGTGCCCGTCGAGGACGTTTTCTACTCGGTCGTCACCCGCGATCCCTTCCCCGACCCCGACTGGCGCGCCTTCGCCTTCCACTTCCGGGAAGGCCTCGGGCGGGAGGAGAAGATCGCCCGCATCTCGGACCTGCTGCGGGTTTCCCCCGGGGACCTCGAGGAGCCGGCCGAAGAGCGGACCCTGCTCCCCGCCCCCCGGGTCGGTCATGCCGGGGTCGTGGCCGAGATCGACCGGCGGCTCGAAGGGCTGCGGCTGGGGCTTACGGGCAATTACTTCCAGGGCCTGGCGATCGAGGACTGCATCGCGCGCTCGGAGTCGGAATGGGAGCGGCTCCGGGCGTTGTCCTGA
- a CDS encoding glucan 1,4-alpha-glucosidase, with protein sequence MKVTRTLQSALFVMVILAGTVGFADPPAAPPYLDPSLPVDVRVDDLVGRMTLEEKISQTMNNAPAIDRLGVPAYEWWNEALHGVARAGVATVFPQAIGLAAMWDEEQLLRVATATSDEARAKHHEAVRRGERGRYQGLTFWSPNINIFRDPRWGRGMETYGEDPYLTGRLGVAFIRGLQGDDPRYFKVIATSKHFAVHSGPEPERHVFDALASDRDLYETYLPHFHASVAEGKVYSFMGAYNRFRGESASAHTFLLGELLRGRWKFDGYVVSDCGAIRDIYANHRIVATEAEAAALGILGGCDLNCGNAYRGLGEAIEKGLLTERDLDVSVKRLFTARMRLGMFDPPEMVRWARIPYSVNDSPEHSRLAEETARRSIVLLKNERNVLPLSRRLRTVAVIGPNADDVETLLGNYNGTPSRPVTPLEGIRAKLGSSGKVLYARGCDIAEGMVAFEPVPDSALTTGAGKAGVTAEFFDNLAFTGKPVRTEHLPNIRAGWGNDVPYPELTDDRFAVRFSGRITVPESGEYTLRAAGAFGRLLVDGRPLGGPRGAPPEYVRLEAGRAYPITVEAADRFGGMNIELQWSMRGRDLQAEAVAAARSADVALLFLGLSPRLEGEEMPVQVEGFRGGDRLTIDLPKVQQELMRAVAATGTPTVLVLLSGSALAVNWADAHIPAIVEAWYPGQGAGTAIADVLFGDYSPAGRLPVTFYRSLDGMLPLEDYSMEGRTYKYFTGTPLYPFGHGLSYTSFAYSGLKVPGTVKAGDTVEVSVTVTNTGTRAGDEVVQLYVTDREASAPVPIRKLAGFRRIHLGAGASRRVTFTIDPKDLSLITDDTRRVIEPGVFDLSAGGKQPGFSGTADAATTGVVMGRFTVTGGPVELGL encoded by the coding sequence ATGAAGGTCACAAGAACGCTGCAGAGCGCGCTGTTTGTCATGGTCATCCTGGCGGGAACCGTCGGCTTCGCCGATCCGCCCGCGGCCCCGCCGTACCTCGACCCCTCCCTTCCCGTCGACGTCCGGGTGGACGACCTGGTGGGACGGATGACGCTCGAGGAGAAGATCTCCCAGACGATGAACAACGCCCCCGCCATCGACCGTCTTGGCGTCCCCGCCTACGAGTGGTGGAACGAGGCGCTGCACGGGGTGGCGCGCGCGGGGGTCGCCACCGTCTTCCCCCAGGCCATCGGCCTGGCCGCCATGTGGGACGAGGAGCAGCTGCTGCGGGTGGCCACCGCCACGAGCGACGAGGCCCGGGCCAAGCACCACGAGGCCGTGCGCCGGGGCGAGCGCGGGCGTTACCAGGGGCTGACCTTCTGGTCGCCCAACATCAACATCTTCCGCGACCCCCGCTGGGGGCGCGGCATGGAGACCTACGGCGAGGACCCCTACCTCACCGGGCGGCTCGGGGTCGCCTTCATCCGGGGGCTGCAGGGGGACGACCCCCGGTACTTCAAGGTGATCGCCACCTCGAAGCATTTCGCGGTGCACAGCGGCCCGGAACCGGAGCGCCACGTCTTCGACGCCCTGGCGAGCGACCGGGACCTGTACGAGACCTACCTGCCCCACTTCCACGCGAGCGTCGCCGAGGGGAAGGTCTACTCCTTCATGGGCGCCTATAACCGCTTCCGCGGCGAGTCGGCCAGCGCCCACACCTTCCTCCTCGGGGAGCTGCTGCGCGGCCGCTGGAAATTCGACGGCTACGTCGTCAGCGACTGCGGCGCCATCCGGGACATATACGCCAATCACAGGATCGTGGCGACGGAGGCGGAGGCCGCGGCCCTCGGCATCCTCGGCGGGTGCGACCTCAATTGCGGCAACGCCTACCGCGGGCTCGGCGAGGCGATCGAAAAGGGGCTGCTCACCGAGCGGGATCTGGACGTTTCGGTCAAGCGCCTTTTCACCGCCCGGATGCGGCTGGGGATGTTCGATCCCCCGGAGATGGTGCGCTGGGCCCGCATCCCCTACTCCGTCAACGATTCGCCCGAGCACTCCCGGCTGGCCGAGGAGACCGCGCGCCGCTCGATCGTGCTGCTGAAGAACGAACGGAACGTCCTGCCGCTCTCCAGGCGGCTCCGTACCGTCGCCGTCATCGGGCCGAACGCCGACGACGTCGAGACCCTGCTCGGCAATTACAACGGCACCCCCTCCCGCCCGGTCACTCCCCTCGAGGGGATCCGGGCCAAATTGGGGAGTTCGGGGAAGGTGCTTTACGCGCGCGGGTGCGACATCGCCGAGGGGATGGTGGCCTTCGAGCCGGTGCCCGATTCCGCCCTGACCACGGGTGCGGGAAAAGCGGGGGTCACCGCCGAGTTCTTCGACAACCTGGCCTTCACGGGAAAGCCGGTCCGGACCGAACATCTTCCCAATATCCGGGCCGGGTGGGGCAACGACGTCCCTTACCCGGAACTGACCGACGACCGCTTCGCCGTCCGCTTCAGCGGACGGATCACGGTGCCCGAGAGCGGGGAATACACCCTCCGGGCCGCCGGCGCCTTCGGAAGGCTCCTCGTCGACGGCCGGCCGCTCGGCGGGCCCCGGGGCGCTCCCCCCGAGTATGTCCGGCTCGAGGCGGGCCGGGCCTACCCGATCACGGTCGAAGCGGCCGATCGCTTCGGCGGGATGAACATCGAACTCCAGTGGTCGATGCGGGGCCGGGACCTCCAGGCCGAAGCCGTCGCCGCGGCCCGTTCGGCCGACGTCGCCCTACTCTTCCTCGGGCTCTCCCCGAGGCTCGAGGGGGAGGAGATGCCGGTCCAGGTCGAAGGGTTCCGGGGAGGGGACCGCCTGACGATCGACCTGCCGAAGGTGCAGCAGGAGCTGATGCGGGCGGTCGCCGCGACGGGGACCCCCACGGTGCTGGTGCTGCTGAGCGGCAGCGCCCTGGCCGTCAACTGGGCCGACGCCCACATCCCCGCCATCGTGGAAGCGTGGTACCCGGGCCAGGGGGCCGGCACCGCCATCGCGGACGTGCTCTTCGGGGACTATAGCCCGGCCGGGCGGCTTCCCGTCACCTTCTACCGGTCGCTCGACGGGATGCTGCCGCTCGAGGATTACTCGATGGAGGGGCGCACCTACAAGTACTTCACCGGAACCCCCCTCTACCCCTTCGGCCACGGCCTCAGCTACACCTCCTTCGCCTACTCCGGTCTGAAGGTCCCCGGAACCGTCAAGGCCGGGGACACGGTCGAAGTCTCCGTCACGGTGACCAACACCGGCACCCGTGCGGGGGACGAGGTGGTACAGCTCTACGTCACCGATCGGGAGGCGTCCGCACCGGTACCGATCCGGAAACTGGCGGGCTTCCGCCGCATTCATCTCGGGGCCGGGGCGTCGCGGCGGGTGACGTTCACGATCGACCCGAAGGACCTGTCGCTCATCACCGACGACACCCGCCGGGTGATCGAGCCGGGCGTCTTCGATCTCTCCGCCGGGGGGAAGCAGCCGGGGTTCTCCGGCACGGCCGACGCGGCGACCACGGGGGTGGTCATGGGGCGCTTCACCGTCACGGGCGGCCCCGTCGAGCTGGGACTTTAG